From Cygnus atratus isolate AKBS03 ecotype Queensland, Australia chromosome 1, CAtr_DNAZoo_HiC_assembly, whole genome shotgun sequence, the proteins below share one genomic window:
- the IL10RB gene encoding interleukin-10 receptor subunit beta codes for MAAALRGALCACLLLCVSGIVPKPQNTRINSVNLQSILQWDPPRFHNGNLRYTVQSKSVNLPKDDFKNLRTNLSLSECDISSLSVYGDYVLQVRAESEDKHSNWAVIRFKPMDDTIIGPPDVKVKSESGSLHVDFTGPVAEREHDRWSLRQYYGSWHYRLLYWKKGSNTEVIHIDTKHNSEILSHLEPWTVYCIQVQAVIPEWNKTGELSQELCEQTTHNGVTPVWIIVILLLGSMLAFIILVPVCFFCLLYLYRFTKHVFCPSYVFPQHLKEFLNKPPSGSQFFSPLPQEEHHFYDKLTIISEESKNPSDETVDEASKTTEHHQDSKQEVSDLNILPASERD; via the exons TTTCTGGAATAGTGCCCAAACCCCAAAACACAAGGATTAATTCAGTTAATCTTCAGAGCATTTTACAGTGGGATCCACCTAGGTTTCACAATGGCAATTTAAGGTATACTGTCCAGTCTAAGAG TGTCAATTTGCCTAAAGATGACTTTAAAAATTTGAGAACAAATTTGAGTCTCTCAGAGTGCGACATCTCTTCTCTGTCTGTTTATGGAGACTATGTGTTACAGGTCAGAGCGGagtcagaagataaacattcaaACTGGGCAGTCATCAGATTTAAGCCAATGGATGACA CAATCATTGGGCCACCTGATGTAAAAGTGAAGTCTGAGTCGGGGTCTCTGCACGTGGATTTCACAGGCCCTGTTGCTGAACGTGAGCATGACAGGTGGTCTTTAAGGCAATATTATGGCTCATGGCACTACAGATTGCTGTACTGGAAGAAAGGCAGCAACACAGAG GTAATTCACATAGATACTAAGCATAACTCTGAAATATTATCTCACTTGGAGCCATGGACAGTATATTGTATTCAAGTGCAAGCAGTTATTCCTGAGTGGAACAAAACGGGGGAACTGAGTCAAGAGCTTTGTGAGCAGACCACCCACAACG GTGTAACTCCTGTGTGGATAATTGTGATTCTTCTTTTAGGGTCAATGCTGGCTTTTATAATACTtgttcctgtttgtttcttttgcttgttgTATCTATATCGATTCACCAAACATGTTTTCTGCCCTTCGTATGTTTTCCCACAACACTTGAAAGAG TTTTTGAACAAGCCTCCTAGTGGTTCAcagtttttttctccacttccaCAAGAAGAGCATCATTTTTATGACAAGTTAACCATCATTTCAGAAGAATCTAAAAATCCAAGTGATGAGACTGTGGATGAGGCCAGCAAAACAACAGAGCACCATCAGGACTCTAAACAAGAAgtttctgatttaaatatattacCAGCTTCAGAAAGGGACTAA